GCGCGGCCAACATGGCGCAGGTCCCCGTAGATTTGAAGGCGAGCTGGCATAACGCGCCGCTGGGCGAAGCCAGCAAGCTGCTCACCGGCACGGACGCCAACTGGCGCGGCACGCTGCACCTCGACGCGCACCTGACCGGTCTGCTGGGTGCGGGTACGCTCACGACCAAGCTCACCGTGGATGAACTGCGCCGCGCGGACTTCGTGCCGGCACAGATGCTCGACGTCACCACCGAATGCTCGGCGCAGGTGAACGGCCCGGCCATGCTGCTTCACCATGCGGCGTGCACCGTTCCAGATGGTGAGGACTCCACGCCGCTGGTCGTGAAGAGCGATGCGGTGGACTTCCACCATCTTGCTGCGACGCCTCTGGAACTCGACGACGATTCCATGCCGCTGCCCTGGGTGCTCAACTGGATGAAGCTGCTCTCCGCCCGTGTGCCTGCGGGCGCATCGCCGGATGGCGCCGTCAAGGTGCACCTGCAGCGCGATGCTCAGGCCCTGTGGAGCGGTACGGCTGCCGTGACCCTGCCTGCGGCAGCTCCGGCTGGTCAGACTCCACCGGTCTTCACCTGGAACGCGACGCGCAATCCTTCGGCCACCGATGATCCCGCATGCGTAAATGCGTTGATGCTCGCCCCAACACCGGCACACCTCGACGCAACGAACACACTCTCACTCTCCGGCTCGATCACGGCTTGCGGCTACTCACTGCATGCCAGCGGCACGGCCAGCGCTCATGCGCTGCGCAACGCCACGATCGACGTACCGATGCTGACCGATGCGCTGGATGATGTGGTCGCTCCCGCGGCGGACTCCGCGCCGGTCGATATCGTCTGCTCCAGCACCTGGAGCGGCGAACAGGACTGCGTACAGAGCCGCCCGGCGCCTGTGCGCGCGGCTGCTCGTCACAGACGCTAACGCTTACTTGTCGGTGGTGCGTACGTTCAGCGTGCGCTGATGCAGTGACGTGCGCGCCTCTGGCACGCTGCCATCGTTCAACGTCACTTCAGTCGGCGCGGTCTGGATGAAGACACGGTCTGTCGCAGAGCTGAACGCAGGCACGCGCATCGGGCGCGTGATCGCCAGCGCCCCCGAGCGCACGGTCAGCGGAACTTCCGCCGTCGCGCCTCCGTCGTTGTGCACGGTCACCGCGACCAGCCAGCCCGTGTCGTGGCCCTTGCCTGCGGGTAGCGGACGTGGGGTGACGTCCACGAGAGAAAGATCCGGCAGCCCTGCATCGCGCAGCACCCAGTCGTTGAAGAACCATGCCAGGTCCTTGTGCGAGGCGGCTTCCAGCGCCTTCTGAAACGCCACTGCGCGAGCATTCGTGTCCGCTCCATGCAACGTGGGCAGAGCCGCAAGCGCCTTGCGCAGCGCGTCTTCGCCTGCGAGATCGCGCAGCATCCACCACACGGCCGCAGCCTTGCGGCGATAGAACACCTCTTCCGTCGCCGCTACCAGCGGCTGCCCCGGCGCACCTTTCTGCATCTCTTCTGCGGAGGCGAAGGACGGCTCGCCAAGCGGCAATGGCTTGAGCAGATTGTTCAACTCGTTCAGCGCCGTGTCGCGTCCATGGTCGCGCTCCGTTTCGAGCAGCGCGAAGAACTGCGGCAGTCCTTCGTCGATCCAGGCATCCCCGGTGTTCACCCACGCACGCGTCAGACTGTAAGCAAGCATGGGTTCGCTCCCCGAAGTCGCGAACGAGTCCGCAGGAGCCAGCAGCAGCGGGCCATCTTCAAACGGCTGCGCATGCTGCTCCATCAACACCAGAGGCTGCTTCGGCGTGTAGGCGAACCAGTTCTCCAGCATTGGAACCACAGACTTGGCCTCGGTCTGCAGGCGCGGAAGCACCTTGGCATCGACGCCACGCGCTGTGAAGATCGGCGGACCATCCGGGCTCTCCGAAGAAGAGCTGGAGTAGTTTCCCGTCGGTGCGCTGTTGACCTTCGCCACGCTGCTCAGCAGCAGGTCCTGCGGCAGTGCGGTCACGAAAAGATTCAGCGTGCGAAAGCCTGCAGGCGCGCTCGGCCACTCGGCAACGGCTACTCCTCCGGCGGCAGCATCGTGGTCCGCGGCGTCATTGCTGGCGATGCGAAAATCCTGCCGGGCGCCGCGAAAGTATGCAGCGGTGGGCGCTACGCTGGCATACTCGAGCGCCACGCGGAGACGCACCGGCAGCGTTGTGCCCTCGAGCTTTGCCTGCCCCACGGCGGCGAAGAGCCGATTGCCTTCCCCGAGGAACATCGCAGGCGCGGCAACGGGGTACCAGAGCACGTTGCCGAAGCCCCGCAACGCCACGGAACTCGCGTCGATGTGGTCCCAGTCCGTGCCGACCGCCTGCAGATGACTCGCGCCAATGCGCTCGAGCCGATGTGCGTCCAACTCGACTGTTCCGGAGTAGAGCACGTCGAGCTCGAGTTCAGCTTCGGGCTGTAATGCCTGCGGCAGCGTCAGCACGAGTTCGCTGGCCGCGCCGGTGTGGTCGGTGTCGGTGTCCACGCGGTGCTGCGCGATCTGAAGCGTCGTGCGCTTGCCATGCGCGTCCACGAGCGACGCGGCCTCCCACTTGAGCTGCGAGGAGACCTGCAACGGCAGCAACGACAACGGAGTACCGCTGTGGTTCTTCACCTTCAGCCGTGCGTGCACGGACAGCAGCTGCGTCGCCTCGGAAATGTGCGCGTCGAGGTCATAGCTCGTAACGCGCACGGCCGCACGCTGGGCGTCGGTAACCTCCGGCGCGGTGGCTTCGACCGCCAGCGCAGCGCGATCGCTGTCCGGTTCCGGCGACTGGCCGTGGCTCTGGACGATGACCTGCCCCTTCGGCGGAGCGGAGGGCTCCTGACTTTGCGCGGCACAGACGGACGCAGCCGCGAAGACGGCGAGGGGAAACAGGCGGAGTTTGGATCGCATGGGAACGCTCTTTATCGGGGAGAAAGCTAAGAGCCAAGGCCCTTGCGTGGCTTCTCCGGTTTAGACGCAACAGGCTTCGGGACGGCACCCTTGCCGCGACGCTGGCGCAACGCTTCATACATCACCACCGCGCCGGCGACCGAAACGTTCAGCGACGACACGCTGCCGAGCATCGGAATGCGCAGCAGGTGATCGCAGGTCTTCTTCACCAGGTCGTGCAGGCCGGAGCCTTCTGCGCCCATCACCAGGCAGATGTTCTGGTTGAAGTCGAAGTCGGTGTAGTCCGGCGTGCCGCGCTCGTCCAGGCCGACGACCCAGATGTTCTGCTTCTTCATCTGCTCGAGCGCGCGGGTAAGGTTCGTGACCTTGGCCACGCGCGCGTGCTCGCTGGCACCGGCCGAGGTCTTCGCGACAACCGCCGAGAACGGGGCCGAACGGCGCTCCGTCACCACGACGCCATCGACGCCCGAGCCGTCCGCCGAGCGCAAAAGCGCGCCGAGGTTGTGAGGGTCTTCGACGCCGTCCAGCGCCAGGAAAAAGTGGGTGCCGAGCGGGCCGGGTTCGCGCTGCAACAGGTCCTCAAGCGCGAGGAACTTGCGCTCGCGCAGGAAGGCGACGATGCCCTGATGCATCTCTGTCTTGCAATGCTTGGAGAGCTGATCACGCGACTCCGCTGTCACGCGCACACCGGCGCGCTTGGCGAGCTCCAGAATCTGCTCCAGCCGGGCATCACGACGGGCTTCGCGCTCACGCGCCACGCTGAGGTGATCAATCTGCCGCACGCCCGCGCGCAGCGCCTCTTCGACCGGATGGATGCCGTACAAAACGTCCATCTCCACAGTGTAAGCCCGGCGACCTTCGGCGAAGTTCTCTGGTGCGCCAGACACTTGTCCGGATTACACTATTTTTGCGCCCCTTCCGAGACTTTTCCGGCCAAAGGCGCGTCTCCATCATTGAATATGCGCTCCGCGTCTACACTGTCAGCCGTTCAGACC
Above is a genomic segment from Granulicella cerasi containing:
- the rlmB gene encoding 23S rRNA (guanosine(2251)-2'-O)-methyltransferase RlmB gives rise to the protein MDVLYGIHPVEEALRAGVRQIDHLSVAREREARRDARLEQILELAKRAGVRVTAESRDQLSKHCKTEMHQGIVAFLRERKFLALEDLLQREPGPLGTHFFLALDGVEDPHNLGALLRSADGSGVDGVVVTERRSAPFSAVVAKTSAGASEHARVAKVTNLTRALEQMKKQNIWVVGLDERGTPDYTDFDFNQNICLVMGAEGSGLHDLVKKTCDHLLRIPMLGSVSSLNVSVAGAVVMYEALRQRRGKGAVPKPVASKPEKPRKGLGS
- a CDS encoding M1 aminopeptidase family protein, producing the protein MRSKLRLFPLAVFAAASVCAAQSQEPSAPPKGQVIVQSHGQSPEPDSDRAALAVEATAPEVTDAQRAAVRVTSYDLDAHISEATQLLSVHARLKVKNHSGTPLSLLPLQVSSQLKWEAASLVDAHGKRTTLQIAQHRVDTDTDHTGAASELVLTLPQALQPEAELELDVLYSGTVELDAHRLERIGASHLQAVGTDWDHIDASSVALRGFGNVLWYPVAAPAMFLGEGNRLFAAVGQAKLEGTTLPVRLRVALEYASVAPTAAYFRGARQDFRIASNDAADHDAAAGGVAVAEWPSAPAGFRTLNLFVTALPQDLLLSSVAKVNSAPTGNYSSSSSESPDGPPIFTARGVDAKVLPRLQTEAKSVVPMLENWFAYTPKQPLVLMEQHAQPFEDGPLLLAPADSFATSGSEPMLAYSLTRAWVNTGDAWIDEGLPQFFALLETERDHGRDTALNELNNLLKPLPLGEPSFASAEEMQKGAPGQPLVAATEEVFYRRKAAAVWWMLRDLAGEDALRKALAALPTLHGADTNARAVAFQKALEAASHKDLAWFFNDWVLRDAGLPDLSLVDVTPRPLPAGKGHDTGWLVAVTVHNDGGATAEVPLTVRSGALAITRPMRVPAFSSATDRVFIQTAPTEVTLNDGSVPEARTSLHQRTLNVRTTDK
- a CDS encoding AsmA family protein, with the protein product MADVSSSTSSRLRRRLLWSGGAVVLVAALILTPPLLNVSRLQRRIVANMSASLGRNVRMESVQLHLLPTPGFTLKYIVVNEDPAFGFEPAIRADEVDAQLRVSSLWRKQVEISRIRFVNPSVNLVRDASGHWNLESILIHAANIDAAPTSQKSASEQPRFPYIEATGARVNFKLGDEKLPFSLDNADFALWLPTAQQWRVRLVAHPLRTDANVPNAGTMRVEGALERAANMAQVPVDLKASWHNAPLGEASKLLTGTDANWRGTLHLDAHLTGLLGAGTLTTKLTVDELRRADFVPAQMLDVTTECSAQVNGPAMLLHHAACTVPDGEDSTPLVVKSDAVDFHHLAATPLELDDDSMPLPWVLNWMKLLSARVPAGASPDGAVKVHLQRDAQALWSGTAAVTLPAAAPAGQTPPVFTWNATRNPSATDDPACVNALMLAPTPAHLDATNTLSLSGSITACGYSLHASGTASAHALRNATIDVPMLTDALDDVVAPAADSAPVDIVCSSTWSGEQDCVQSRPAPVRAAARHRR